The segment ATCGGTGGCGCGGCTGCGTTGCTAGTCACTGGCAGCTGTCCCTCGTTCTTGATGGATCGACCGTCACCTACCGGTTCCGGAACAGTTCGATGCAGACTAGCAGCGCCAGCAGATGGAGGATCGTTAGGTGCAACGGGGACGTGGATGGTCCCGTGGCTGCCAGCGCGTACGCGTACGACGAGTAGCACTCCTTGTAGGACTCGGGGTTCAGCCTGGTGACGATGCAGTAGTGGTGCAAGGCGCAGGCTCCGTTCAACGCTCCGCCGCAGCCCCAAATCTGCTCGACTTCCCGCGGAAGGGACACCGTGTTCGCTTTGTAATATCTGCGAGAACGTAAACGTACACATATGTAGAAACATATGCTCGCACctgtgtgctatctttaatttctcggaTAGAACGCGGCAGTATTAAAATCGTTACGGTGCGGACAAAAGTTCACCTGCCACGGTCTTGCATCGAGAAACGGCACAGCCTGCGAACcggcttctgccgtttctcGGATCAGGGCActtcttattttctttttcacccGGGAGTTTGCGAATTTTTCGTATAACTAAAAAGAGAAGATTTTGCACATGTCGAGCACATCTTGTAACCTCAAGTCGATATGGCACACAAAAGGgaagttaaaaataaattttcatgaaACACAGCTGTATGTCTTCATAAATCATGGCGTTCTTATAGAAATTTGTAGGTCCCGGGACCCTATCGGCAGAGCTGGGCATCGTAATGGCTCCGCTTTGAAAAGGATAGACAGTTATCATCGTCAACCCGGCCGAAGTTATCAGCGGTCCGGGTAATTATTCGGGAaatatggaaattattaatccgTCGTTCGACTAGCTGAATGGGGGCGGCATTCAGCAAAGCGAGGCGAGCCTCCCACGCAATCGCCGCATCGGATCATGGAAATGTTGCCCTCACGGTGTCGGGCACTTTGCCACCCTGGGCTGGGTACAGGTGCCGCGTCGCTGTGTAACTTTGTCACGAGCAATTTGCGTCAGTCGTCTGTTAGCGGGCTTTGCGCCCGCCCGCGCCCGCCGGATATTTCAAGGTCCCCCTTGCGAGAAGACGCGACCGTTTTACGGGACCAGCGATGAGCTACCAGCGTTTTAGGGAATTGTTCGACATCGGTACACGCCTCGAACTTCGGAGGAATGTTGCTCGGTTTAATGGGCGGGATGATCTTACGCTGGGGTCCCGGAACAAACGCGAGAGAAGTTTCTGCTCTGATGAACTTTTTGGGGGCGAGGGGCTGGTTCTGCGTTGTGCtgttcttgtcatttttattttttatttgaaactgCAGAACTCTCGAGGCCTTTCTTCTTATCAATTGTTTACATTGAGATTAAATTTTTCAGAGTTTcctaacactttgactgccatgcTAGTCGTACGCGGGCGACGCTATGTTttaaccaaattaatttttcactgTAATATAttggacaaaataaaattctatcaggattgagaatattcaattttattaggTATGAAACATGCAGAAGGGTTATGGCAATAATCTCTATGACAGATTTCATCGTTTCAGTTTTCCTTTCATTGACCGAATTACTTCGAGTTTGTAGAATTTTGTAGGTGTTACGGTttgacagtcaacgtgttagtCGACGTTAACGTTAACGTCAACTTTTTGTATGGAATCAAATCTATGAACCTGCGATAGTCGCGGAATTCTTTTCACCtcgattgcaatttttattgcgatttttCTGCAATATTTCTTGAAAGCTGTCCTGTCcgttcaaatataaaattgatatttccatTGCCTTCAATACAGATAAAATTTTCGGCTTGATAGTGATTCTTGAATATCGATTTCAGGATAACAAACTTTCTGTCTACTGTTCACAAAGCTTCACTGAAACAATGATTTCTTGAAACACAAgttacaaataaatttgtatattgTCCTTAGTAACTGCTATTTAGGAAGACAACGTTTTTTCGCATCTGTGAGTTCaaagttgcattattttcgagTTGTAAGAGAGTTTTCAGAATACTTTTGAAATACAACGTGACAGATCATTATTTCACGTAAAAACGACACAACGGTAATAAAtctggtatttttttttttcagaacgACTAAGCGCCCAAAGCTTTATGAATCGGGTCGTAAATATTTTCGGAACGTTTTAGTAACCTGTCGCGAGTGCCGTCGCTTAAAATCAGGAACTCGGGGTTGAAATTGTCGCTGTTACGGTTGTGATCGTCTATAAAATTTCGGCAGTTCTAAACAAATTCGATCTTGTAATGTTTAGGAGACAACGCGTGTCAGCCTGTGTTGTTTCGGTGCTCGAcagatttagtgttaaattcgGTAGAAAATAGGACAGGAATAATGTGACACGTCGCCCGTCCTATTAAGGTGTTAAAGAGTGTCTGGTCGGTAATATTCGATTTTTCGCGGGCGGGCCGCCTCAGCTTCGGCATAGTGAAACGCAGATGATCGATGAAACGTCGACGATAGGATCGCGGTCACGCCGTCGCGCCGTTCCCCCGTCGTCGTCGGATCGAAAAATTTGTCAGTGCCGGTAATTCCGTACGTACCTGACGAAAGCGTTATCATCGGATTGCGTGAGCCGGTCAGCCAAGTCGTGAAGAGTGATCGCAGTTATTTCCTGAAGCTTGTATTGCTCGAGTAGAGTGTACTCGACCTGCCAGTTTGCCTTCCCGACTATATTCGCATTCGACAGATCAAGATAGTACTGCGTATAATCCAGGACCTGAATACGACAGAACCAACGGGGATCGTATATATTCGCAGCTCTTTCAATCGAGACGCGTCACATAAATAGAGCGTCACGCGGGCCCGGACAGAGATTATGGACGCCGCTGAACGCGTTTCAACCTACCTGACCGGTATTGGTTTCGAACTTGTACAGTCTCAAACCTGGATTGTTGGGCCCTCCGGGCGTGCTCGGCGATATACTGGGTGCCATCATTATCCAAGATACCGGCAGACCTGGCGGCACGAAAATCGTTTCGTGATCACAAACAATACCAACCGTACCTATTATCTGCTTAGCAGTGACGTTAACCATTGCCCTCAGAGACCATAATCGTTATAACCAAAAAGTTGCGGCATAAGAGTTAAccctttagcactcgaatggcgattgtAAGGCGTCACCAAAAAcggctatatcattattcaaaatattttttacatcattAAACTTGCTTGTATttagtaaattactaaacatttcagtattgtacgagtaaattctaccattttaaaatggaaatattctaggtcggaagaaatgtttcgttttggagttaaaatagcttcgagtgcaaagggttaatactattCTGTAAATGGCTTTTGTTACAgatgaaatttttctaatcatttGGTGACTACGACGGAATCCATTTTTAGTTATGAATAACTATTATCCACTGTGAAAATTGTTTCCGGTTGCGAATAAGCATTATCGCTTCAATTacttttttttggaaaaatttctagTCACTTCCACGACAGAaaaagttaaaagaaaaagttcgTTTCGTCTCACGTGGTTCAGTTAAGTATACCCTGTTCATAAAATGTTTGTGTGCGTTCaatcaaaattattttcacaCTTCTGTCGCGAATGAACTTATTGCTGAGCCTAACATGTGTTTTGCCACGAAAATGATAAAGAATTCGAAGGATATTTGTATCGACATTCGTATACTTTTGAAAAGTAAAGAAAAGCTGTGTTTCGTTATTCAAATGTGAAAAGATGGTTCTACATTTGTCGATCATTTTCGAAACACACCCTGCACGTGTACAGGGTTGCAGGAACGTAAAGGCGGAACAGTTTTAAAGCGCATCAACCACGTGGCGTGACCAATAAGGGAGCCTGTAAAACGGCAGCGAAGTATTCCTCAGCTAAACGGCTCACACCGGGGAATTTATTGATTATCGTTCTTGGCTCCTGGCGTTTCCAAAGGATTACTTCTATAAATGGAAGTTGATAGTATGCAGCTCGATAGACTTACGAAATTTATGTTTCTTCGTTCGCCGTCGCTATTTCATGTGACTAACTGTAAATCTTCGAGATGTTTCTGTGTGTGCGTTCGGGACACGAAAGCGATATGAGGACTGAGAAGTTAGTACCGATTTTCGATTGGATCATAATTCAGGGttgaaataaagaatatttatcTTCGGATAATATGCGAGTTTCTCGAAAGTCGGTCGTATAATtggcaaaagaaatatattggTTTCTCCGTAGCCGAAAATGGATTATTTGCTATCCAAACGTCTTTTGTACgtcttcatttttattattggcAAACGGAAATTCATATTCTActttctattaattttaatttaatttttaaggtCATTTATTCCATTGGTATCTACCAGACTTCGCGTCTTATTATAATTTTGGTTTATTTAGTATAATTAATTGAACTTTCCAGGATTTAATGAAATCTATAATAAATATGAAACCGTATTTAAAGTCGATCGGTTATATTACCATAGAAATCTAACAGTCGGTTTCATTGATTCAGTTTAAGCGTCATTATTAATCCAATAAATCCGTATGAATATGCGTTGCTTTAATAATTAGATTAAAATTCCACGAAGTGACAACCGTATCTAATTTCCTTTGGAATATGCATACCCGCAGAAAGCAACGATTGTCTCGTTATTTTAATGAAATCTACACAGCTAACGATACTGAAAAGTGAACACCGATTTGACTCAAGTAATCCATCAGTCAGTTCGCATTAACAAATAATCTCTCAATTCTTTTCACgctatgaaataatttttttaccatTCCTCTGCTCCGCAGATTCGGTTTGCGACGACCGAAGCTAACACGAATTTCATGTTAAGCTCGCCTACCCCCCGAAAACAGTCGAATTTCAGATACTGTTTCAGCGTCACACTCCAATAAACTCTTTCGTTCTCGCcgttccaaaaaatttcaaaaggaATCATACAAAAGACGAAAACAGTATATTCTGTATTATTCTGAACCTTTGACGGTAGTGCCTTATATACGTCATGGTCAAAGTCAATTCGCAGTGAAAACGACGGACGTACtcggtttataaaaatgtttgtgcatttctgaaaaattttctGGGTTGCCCAGTCGAAGTTAATCTAAAATACTACTTCTCCTACTGTTCCACCACTTTTGCCATTTTTGAGGTAACTTATCGTCTGATTGAATAAACTGACGAATAAACATCTCAACTTCATctttgaattgttatttaaaaaccCCACGAACTTTCGTTGCAACCCATTAATTCAATATCGAGCCGTAATATAATGTCTGCTATAACACGGTTGTTAATGaagatagaaacaaattgtgaAGGAAAGTTTCGCATGGTTTAATAAGCTTTACCATCCTGTAATGCGGCTTTCAACGGAACTGCATCGGTGCAGTTGCAAAGTGCAAATTTTCGCTGCCTCGGTAGTGGAACGATAGTAAACGTAGATGAGTATTGCGAAAAGCACCGAGTTACTCGCGATAGAACTCTAATTACTTTTTAATCAGAATAGCGCGAGCTATTCATGCAAAACAATTATAAAACAGCattaaacaaagaaaaaaagtaCGACGACAGTATGTTGCAACTGCACCGATAGACTTCCACAAAGAGCTGCATGACACTGCTAAACCGTCTGACTTGCCGTCACGATTAtttcctatcgtcaataataACCGAGTTACAACTCGGCCCGGTTCCTAGCCACACGGTGTACATGTAGCGTCTACGAAAAGTTGGTGCTGCAACCGGAACGCATTGCCAGCACTGAAAGCTACCGCTCAAGGGGTTAAGACTACAAAGTCCCGCGCGATACACGTTCCACAATTCGAAGTCAACGCCGCCAAGCCACGACCACCGAATGCGACGGGTGCGTCTGTTTTTTCGGCCCTGTAATAAGCGTCTGCTGCAGCCAAAGCGGTATTGAGACTCCGCGCCGCTTGGCGAAGTAAACGTCGGCAGTAAACGCGTTTCAGCGATTCCGCCGTCAAACACGTATCCGCCTGGTGGCAGGATTGAATAAAAGCACCACCGCGGCGCGCATTTTTTCCGTACTTCCGTATGGAAAGTGGAGCGCGTTTGTGCTCGGCCAATACGAGCTGTATATCGttgagacaaaaaaaaaaaaaaaagaaaaaaaaagaaacgaggaaACAAACGGTACGAAGAAAGGAGGGAAAGCGAGTGAGAGAAAGAACGAAGCGAAACAGAGAAATAACGACCGCGTTTCAATCCACCGATGACAAAGTCGCGAGCGGAAAAAAAAACCGATTGCGAGAAACGGAGAGTCGCCAAGTGTATCGCAATAGCCGTCGAACGCGTTGTTCGCCGGGACTGGTGCGGCGGATAGGCGGAACGGCCATCGGTTCCGATTTCATTCCGATGGCAGATTAAACGTCGCCCGCGAAAATTCCGCGATCGCGTTATTAAATTGAAACCGCGGGACAGGTAAGAGGAGCGCGCGGCTATAAAAGCGGGGAAAATGTGGCGCGAAGCGAACGTAAGTTACAAGTTATACGGGGCACGGAGTgggatggagagagagagagagagagagagagagagagagagagagagagagagagggtgagcaGGCTGCTAGCCAGAGAACCGCAGAGTGTAAAAGGCTGAACGGGCGGCGCATCGATTCGACCGAGCGAAGCGGTCGATTCAGCCTGTTCAACCGCCTACGAGCAAGAAAGAATAGAGACGTACCAGTTTTGTGCCGCTGTAAAGAATAGAGACGTACCGGTGTCGCTGTAAACTACGCGGAAGGTATCCGAGTGCCAGTGACCGAAGAACTGCCCGCGAATGATGTCCGCGTACAGCCGGACAAACTCCAGGTATTTGGTGTTGTGGCTCTCGCTGaaagccgccgcgccgctgtcCCGCTCGTCCACGCCTGGCGGCGTGTGGCCAACGATGTACACCTGTGGCAGTCGCATAAACAATTTATCACCGACGGTGTCGCACCCTTTGCAATCGTTCTGAGGCATTTATAGCGTAGGCACCAGGGGATAATGGTTCAAAGAGCCTCGTTGGTTGCGATATCGCTCGGGTCTACCGTACACCCCTCCTCAAAAGTATCTGGACGTTTCTTTCACCCTCGTCCCTACCTCCTGTCAGTCTCACACATTTCTCACGTAAATGTGTTATTCTGCCATTTGCGGAACAATTGATCCCTTGCCTTATGACTTTCACTCCTTTAACATtatttaaccccttcccgtactttaacgagtctgactcgtgatcaATATTTTCGCACAAACGTAAACACCACGAGTACGACACGTGGACCGAAAATCTGCCaaatgtaaacatcacgagtcagagtgAATGATTTACAAACGACTGtgtcacaggtatttacatttcggctagtattggCACGGGAATAGGTTAATACTGTTCATATTGTTTTTACTATTGTTCCAATATACGACAAAAAGAAATGTGACAACGTTTGTTACAAAAAGGGCCACTGTCAATCTGACAAACACGCGTCCACAACACGATGTCCATATACTTTTGAGCGGGGGTGTATGCACCGTGGAGAAGAGGGGTGTAGCGTGGATACGCGAGCACCTTCGTGCAAACTTAAACACGATGAACGACGTGCGAGGTATATTTAACCGGCGTTGCGTTTGGTCAAGAGGTTGCGTGAGCTAAGTATAGCAACCGTGGACTGGTGGCTATTGAGTTGGGTAATAAGTTGCGTGGGAAGTTGTTCCTATATGACAGGGGATTCGTAACTTACGACACGTATATATGTATTTCGGAAATATATGTATTTCAGAAAAACGAATAACATTTCTCGGGTTGACgagttgtattttttattttgtgaaaATCGAGTTTTGAAAATTGTGCGGCCACGCGTGCCGTAGCACTTacgagaagtagaattggttggccatgacCAGACGCGTCCGACGATTCCTATTCATCAGCACGCGTTACCGAACAAGAGTTTCCTGCCTCGATTTACTTGAAAACGAAGggtcgaacgaaaaaatgtatctttTTACTTAGGTTTTGCGAACAGAATCAGAATTATTTAACGTTGTAATATACTTTTCTGCACCGAAGTTCCGACAGTAGGAATCTCCCAGATTTTGAAATGAAACAGTATAATATTTTACGTTTGCCCAACTCTTACTGAGTGAGCTAAACGTTTACACGAGGAATCTTTTCCTGCATAGTGACTCTTTAATTATGTTTATCCTGGCTCCGTCTATTATTCCAGGAAGCGGTAACATTTTATTAGTACAATAACATTCGCATTACACATTCATAGCGCGAAGTTTTCAATTGGATAATAAAACAGCTCGAAATGTCAGACCCAAATGTACCGTTTCCTGTGGACAGCCGAATTCGAAACAACTATGATCACGGAACTTCTGAAGTACGCACATTTATAGCGTATAAATATCTGCAAACGAGTTGCACATTAAAAACTTCGTTCAAATTCGATGCAGTTCACTTCGGATTTTCCGAAACGGTTCACGATCGAATAAAATGTCGACGCTGTTCGCGGAAACATTCTCAGCTTAATAGCCATTTAATAGTCACTGCATAGTCCACGAACAGCTGTTTTGAACTACCAAAACGAATAATTGATCAAACTTc is part of the Halictus rubicundus isolate RS-2024b chromosome 10, iyHalRubi1_principal, whole genome shotgun sequence genome and harbors:
- the LOC143357831 gene encoding cyclic GMP-AMP phosphodiesterase SMPDL3A isoform X2, coding for MMIRHYLMLLSWLCAVQGKIGYFWHITDIHYDPRYTIQRNAAKCRDTRNSGDSGRIRLDRKLAGEFGDYSCDSPWALIESAARAMRSERGEGIEFVLWTGDALTRTAEMSAEQRLQCLRNLTDLLSRTFKEQFVFPALGHEDLGVSFSQLAVLWQQWLPQEALDTFQTAGYYTIEQRSEKYRIIFLNTNLWLNVVNVVNGADNRMLHRTAASTIDNTEDPFGQWSWFQSTLDNARRKKETVYIVGHTPPGVDERDSGAAAFSESHNTKYLEFVRLYADIIRGQFFGHWHSDTFRVVYSDTGLPVSWIMMAPSISPSTPGGPNNPGLRLYKFETNTGQVLDYTQYYLDLSNANIVGKANWQVEYTLLEQYKLQEITAITLHDLADRLTQSDDNAFVRYYKANTVSLPREVEQIWGCGGALNGACALHHYCIVTRLNPESYKECYSSYAYALAATGPSTSPLHLTILHLLALLVCIELFRNR